The Chitinispirillales bacterium genomic interval GCAACAACCGGCGTAAACGCTACTGGTATAAAAACCGATAATCTTTCAAAAGGAATGTTTATTCTTAACCTTAAGCAAGCGGGTATATCAATACTGAAACATAAGGTTAGAATTTAGACCCGACGGTTATGTTTATTCCTTAATTTATTCTCTAATAAATCCAGAGAAATTTATCTAATCGGCCACTTTTTATTCCACAGTACAAGTATCGCACAAGCGATATAGAGCGATGAAAAAGTTCCCGCTATAAAACCAATCGTAAGCGTAACGGCAAAATTCTCAAGCACGTTTCCGGATGCTAAAAATACGAACAATATCGCCAAAACTACAAAAAGCGTCGAAGCCGTCGTTATGATATTTCTTGTAAGCGTCTCGTTTACGCTTTTGTTTACAATATCCTCAAAACTCAGTTTATCCAACGCTCTGTTTCCTATATTTTCTCGAACTCTGTCGAAAATGACTATCGTGGAATTTATAGAATACGCGACTACGGTAAGTATAGCGGCAAGAACCGGAATAGAAAACTCCCAGCCGGTCAGAGCAAAAAAACCTACGCATATAATTGCGTCATGAGTAAGCGCCACGACCGAAGCGATACCGTAAGGATATTTGAAACGGAACGCTAAATACGCCAAAATCACCAATATAGAAAACAATACCGCCTTAAAAGCGTCCGATTGAAGTTCTTTCCCTACTTTAGGTCCAACAGTTTCACCGCGTAAAACAACAAATTTCTTCCCTTGCAAATCTTGATTGAAAGCGGTGGTAATTTTATCTCTGACACTTGTTCCGTCGCCTTGCGTTTTTACCGTTATCTGCATTTCCGTCCCTTCCGCCTCACCTGCTTTTACAAGTTTAACTTCCGGAGTTCCAAGCCCAAGATTAGAAACGACTTGTCTTATTTTTCCTATCTCCGAACGAACGTCTTCGTCAAATTTAACCTGTAATTCCGTTCCTCCCGCAAAATCAACGGAAAAATTCAATCCTCTGATAAGCAATGCAACAAAAGAGATAAGAATAAACGTTCCTGCGACGGCAAACGCTATATTTCTATTTCCGATAAAATTTATATTGGGAACTTTAAAGCCGATATTCTGCGCTTCGTTCTTTGCCTGACTTTCTTTAATCATACTTACTGTTTCTCCGTTTCTTAAATACTCAATTTTTTAACTTTGCCGCTTGCGGTAACAACACGAAATACCGTTTTCGTAAATGTCAACGCCGTATATAGTGAAACCAAAATACCTATAGTCATGGTAAGGGCAAAACCGCGAACCGGTCCCGAGCCGATGTTATATAATATCAACGCCACCATAACCGTAGTAATATTAGCGTCGAAAATCGCCCTAAACGCTCTGGTATATCCCGCTTCCATCGCAGTAATCGGCGCTTTACCCATAGATAATTCTTCTTTAATCCTTTCAAATATAAGAACATTGGCGTCAACAGCCATACCTATAAGCAAAATAATTCCGGCAATTCCGGGAAGAGTCAGCGTCGCCGAAAGCCCCGCCATAATTCCTAAAACAAAAAGAATATTAAGCAAAACGCCGGTAATTGCAATAATCCCCGACATTTTGTAGCGATATATCATGAACAAGGAAACCAAAATTAAACCGATAAGAGTAGCCCATGACGCTTTTTCTATCGAATCATAGCCCAAAGAAGGACCGATTACTCTCTCCTCAACGATTTCAACCGGAGCCGGCAACGCTCCCGCTTGAAGAACCACAGCCAACGCTTTTGCCTCCTCAAGAGTAAAAGAACCGCTTATTTGAGCGCGTCCCATACCTATTTTTTCATTTATAGTCGGTGCGGAATACACAAAATCGTCAAGAACTATCGCTAACCGCTCCCCTATATTTCGCGCCGTAACTTTTTCAAACTCCCGTGCGCCTTTGCTGTTGAACACCAAACTTACAACTGGAGAATTTGCCTTAAACTGATTATTTGACATCTCTTCACGCGCGGATTCAATATTTTCGCCGCTCATCGCTTCATCGCTTTTTACAAGGTACAAATTATAGTAACGTAATTTTGAACTTGGATCGGTAGACGCTTTATTTTCCCACAAAAATTTTGAACCTGAAAATCCGTTCGTTTTAAGAGCGGCAACCACGTCCGGACGTGCGAGAACAGACATAACCGCCGGTTTATCTTTTTCACGTACGGCAATATCTCCGCGTACCGTTATCAGATAGTCCGAAAATTTGTCAACGGAAGTTTCTTCTTCTTTCGTCGTATCAACACTCTGCGCTTCAGACCCCGAAAGTAAACGCTGTACAGTTTGTTGTTCCTGAGATTGATCATAAGCGCTGTCTATCTGTACATTTTCGTTTTTTGCGACTAATTCGTTTTTTAGCGTTTTATCTATCACACGAATAGCTTTTTCCAAGTCGGCGGATGAACGAAGAATGTGAAATTTAAGCTGCGCCGTGGAACCTAAAACTTCTTTCGCTATTTTTTCGTCGGTAAGCCCCGGAAGTTCGACTATAAGCCTATCACGCCCTTGTTTCTGAATATTCGGTTCGGTAAGCCCTAACCCGTTTATACGGTTTTCCACGATAGTGTACGCCCTGTCAAGCAAATCGTCGTCGCTCTGATTGTCTTTGTTTCTTTGAACCTCAAGAACAAGACGCATCCCGCCCTGTAAATCAAGTCCCAAATTTATAATCCTTTTACGAATCTGAGGATCTTCATTTGTAATTCTTCTCTGCTCGTCCGAACTTTTAGTATAAAGAACGAACGAAGGATAAAGAGTATAAATAGAAGCGCCAACAAAAAAAGTGGTGAGTAAAATAGCCCAAATACTGCTTTTACGCATAAAAAACCTTTCTATTTGCGAAAAATATACCGACTTCCAAAAATAAATTACTTAAATTACGAGCGAAAAAGCAATAGTAAAAGACGGTTCAATTAAAATTCACACTACAAATGTTTAAATTTTTCAGCGGAAGAATAAAGCGTCCCTACTCTAACGCATATTTTATTGTTTTCAACGGTCACCTCTCCTTTGGCAAGAAGTTTCCCATCGACAAAAACATCGACCGCTTCTCCCGAAAGTCGATTTAATCTAACTAATTTCCCTTTTTTAAGCCTAAGCAATTGGCGCACGCTCATTTTCGTCTGCCCTAATTGCACCGACACCCCGAGCGGTACGTCAAGTAACATGCTTATTGAATTTGCGGACATAAAAACTCCTTTTTTTAATCAAATCGGCGGCAGAAATTCCGGAATATACGATAAAATCGCCGCTCCAAATAAAAATAGCGACAAAATCACTAAAAACATTGATATTATTATCAGAACAATTACAAACAACATAAGCATTTTCAAACAAGAAACGTTATGAACCGCCGATAATCCGAAAACAAACGCCCTGATTTCAAAAATTACAGACGCGGCAATACCGACTACGGGAACGACCAAAAACACGTTTGCCGCACTGCTGTACGCCAAAACCTTGAAAGTTTGTTTGAAACCAGTTCTTTGAGGAACGAAAAAAAATATCGCCATATGAGCGAAAAAAGCGAAAACGCACAAAAAAAACAATTTCAAAACAGGCATAAAAATACAAAACAAAATAAGATACCCAAGAATAGATAATAGTCCGTCCGATCGCAAAATTGACAAAAAAGAAACGCTTTGTACGGCGAATGAAACGCTTGAAACCGTTATAGTAAAAATCAACGATTCTTTAAGCGAATCTCCTTTCGGCATATCCTGTAAAAAATACTTATAAGGATTTGAAATAATAGATAAAATAGTTGAAACAAATTTTTCTAACATAAAAAACGCCTTAATTTTGCGGTTTTTGTTACTTTTCTCCACTAAAATAATTATTTTTACTACAAAAGTGCGCATTACGGAGAAAAAATGATAGTTGTTACTGGTGCAGCGGGATTTATAGGAAGCGCCGTTATTTGGAGGCTTAACTTAACCGGAGAAAAAAATATTCTCGCGGTGGATAGTCTGCGTTCAA includes:
- a CDS encoding FliM/FliN family flagellar motor switch protein, which gives rise to MSANSISMLLDVPLGVSVQLGQTKMSVRQLLRLKKGKLVRLNRLSGEAVDVFVDGKLLAKGEVTVENNKICVRVGTLYSSAEKFKHL
- the secD gene encoding protein translocase subunit SecD; protein product: MRKSSIWAILLTTFFVGASIYTLYPSFVLYTKSSDEQRRITNEDPQIRKRIINLGLDLQGGMRLVLEVQRNKDNQSDDDLLDRAYTIVENRINGLGLTEPNIQKQGRDRLIVELPGLTDEKIAKEVLGSTAQLKFHILRSSADLEKAIRVIDKTLKNELVAKNENVQIDSAYDQSQEQQTVQRLLSGSEAQSVDTTKEEETSVDKFSDYLITVRGDIAVREKDKPAVMSVLARPDVVAALKTNGFSGSKFLWENKASTDPSSKLRYYNLYLVKSDEAMSGENIESAREEMSNNQFKANSPVVSLVFNSKGAREFEKVTARNIGERLAIVLDDFVYSAPTINEKIGMGRAQISGSFTLEEAKALAVVLQAGALPAPVEIVEERVIGPSLGYDSIEKASWATLIGLILVSLFMIYRYKMSGIIAITGVLLNILFVLGIMAGLSATLTLPGIAGIILLIGMAVDANVLIFERIKEELSMGKAPITAMEAGYTRAFRAIFDANITTVMVALILYNIGSGPVRGFALTMTIGILVSLYTALTFTKTVFRVVTASGKVKKLSI
- the secF gene encoding protein translocase subunit SecF, whose amino-acid sequence is MIKESQAKNEAQNIGFKVPNINFIGNRNIAFAVAGTFILISFVALLIRGLNFSVDFAGGTELQVKFDEDVRSEIGKIRQVVSNLGLGTPEVKLVKAGEAEGTEMQITVKTQGDGTSVRDKITTAFNQDLQGKKFVVLRGETVGPKVGKELQSDAFKAVLFSILVILAYLAFRFKYPYGIASVVALTHDAIICVGFFALTGWEFSIPVLAAILTVVAYSINSTIVIFDRVRENIGNRALDKLSFEDIVNKSVNETLTRNIITTASTLFVVLAILFVFLASGNVLENFAVTLTIGFIAGTFSSLYIACAILVLWNKKWPIR